A DNA window from Planctomycetaceae bacterium contains the following coding sequences:
- a CDS encoding DUF2752 domain-containing protein — MIIRHEVPGRFTRLVLLVIGLALAGIFVVAALLNPDSRGFGTHEQLGFPPCQFKSLTGLNCPHCGMTTAFSHFVRGQWSDMWRSNPSAMILAPLFVLTSVWCFTVSGTGRWWLTAEPTWWLIFGGIAYLAATVVLWVIRLL, encoded by the coding sequence ATGATCATACGTCATGAAGTACCGGGCCGGTTCACCAGGCTTGTTCTGCTGGTGATCGGTCTGGCTCTGGCTGGAATCTTCGTTGTGGCGGCGCTGCTGAATCCGGATTCCCGGGGCTTCGGCACGCACGAACAACTGGGATTTCCACCGTGCCAGTTCAAGTCGCTGACCGGGCTGAACTGTCCCCACTGCGGCATGACGACAGCGTTCTCGCATTTCGTACGAGGACAGTGGAGCGACATGTGGCGATCGAACCCGAGCGCCATGATTCTGGCTCCGCTGTTTGTTCTGACTTCAGTCTGGTGCTTCACAGTTTCCGGCACGGGCCGGTGGTGGCTGACAGCGGAACCGACGTGGTGGCTGATCTTTGGCGGAATCGCCTATCTGGCCGCGACGGTTGTGCTGTGGGTGATCCGATTGTTGTGA
- a CDS encoding enolase C-terminal domain-like protein: MSVTITGFETFDLRFPTSEQLDGSDAMNPDPDYSAAYVVLRTDSAELSGHGMTFTIGRGNELCVAAIESLAALLIGTPVESQMKTPAALYRRLTGDSQFRWVGPEKGIIHLAASALLNAVWDLWARLQQKPVWRLVCDMTPEEIVHCIDFRYLTDALTPNQATELLQRQHSTKRERMEFLLSEGYPSYTTSAGWLGYSDEALKEKCRDLKHRGWSHFKIKVGRDLADDVRRCRLLRQEMGEDAFMMIDANQVWDVPQAIEWISRLAEFRPWFVEEPTSPDDILGHAAIAKAIAPIRVATGEMCHNRIMFKQFLQSGGMQVCQLDSCRLGGISEILAVMLLAEKFRVPVCPHAGGVGLCEYVQHLCMIDYVCVSGSTDGRVAEYSDHLHEHVRHPVTMKNGRYLPPGDVGYSVEFLDSTLDRYTLRKPS, translated from the coding sequence ATGTCAGTGACCATCACCGGTTTCGAGACCTTTGATCTGAGGTTCCCGACCTCCGAGCAGCTTGACGGTTCGGACGCGATGAATCCGGACCCGGATTATTCGGCCGCTTACGTCGTGCTGCGAACCGATTCCGCGGAACTGAGCGGCCACGGCATGACGTTCACGATCGGCCGCGGAAACGAACTTTGCGTCGCGGCCATCGAATCGCTCGCGGCACTGCTGATCGGCACACCTGTCGAATCTCAGATGAAGACTCCGGCAGCGCTGTATCGCCGGCTGACGGGCGACAGCCAGTTTCGCTGGGTCGGGCCGGAAAAGGGAATCATCCATCTGGCGGCGTCCGCCCTGCTGAATGCCGTCTGGGACCTGTGGGCTCGCTTGCAGCAAAAACCGGTCTGGCGACTGGTCTGCGATATGACCCCGGAAGAGATCGTCCACTGCATTGACTTTCGCTATCTGACGGACGCGCTGACGCCCAACCAGGCCACGGAACTGCTGCAGCGTCAGCATTCGACGAAACGTGAACGCATGGAGTTCTTGTTGTCAGAAGGCTATCCCAGTTACACCACGTCCGCCGGCTGGCTGGGCTATTCGGACGAAGCGCTGAAGGAAAAATGCCGCGATCTGAAACACCGCGGCTGGTCTCACTTCAAGATCAAGGTGGGGCGCGACCTGGCCGACGACGTGCGCCGCTGCCGTCTGCTGCGTCAGGAAATGGGCGAAGACGCGTTCATGATGATCGACGCGAATCAGGTCTGGGACGTGCCTCAGGCGATCGAATGGATCTCGCGGCTGGCGGAATTTCGTCCGTGGTTTGTCGAGGAACCCACCAGCCCCGACGACATTCTGGGCCACGCGGCAATCGCAAAGGCGATCGCGCCGATTCGCGTCGCGACGGGAGAAATGTGCCACAACCGCATCATGTTCAAACAGTTCCTGCAAAGCGGAGGCATGCAGGTCTGTCAGCTGGACAGTTGCCGTCTGGGCGGTATCAGTGAAATTCTGGCAGTGATGCTGCTGGCGGAAAAGTTTCGCGTACCCGTGTGTCCGCACGCCGGCGGAGTCGGACTTTGCGAATACGTGCAGCACCTGTGCATGATCGACTACGTCTGCGTTTCGGGTTCGACGGATGGCCGTGTTGCGGAATACTCCGATCACCTGCACGAACACGTCAGGCATCCGGTCACGATGAAAAACGGTCGCTATCTGCCGCCCGGTGACGTCGGCTACAGCGTCGAATTCCTCGACTCAACGCTGGATCGGTATACACTGCGAAAGCCGTCGTGA